A stretch of the Ananas comosus cultivar F153 linkage group 14, ASM154086v1, whole genome shotgun sequence genome encodes the following:
- the LOC109719970 gene encoding pentatricopeptide repeat-containing protein At3g14580, mitochondrial-like produces the protein MAERTKKSERTTPAKTKRKKGGRGRAAPYRFNEVEDLLKRARMRIADFLMNSFIDCIKMYGNYEIVHEIYMSASKLGITVDTCCFNILIKGLCQHNRLDAAFALLHELPKQGLEPNATTYSTLMHSLCKNGRLDEAFAVYKRMENEGIDLDTVTFNVLISGLCRQGRVDEGLNLLKEMKLKGCYPNSGTYEALLCGFLGKKQFVKAKDFMEFMISQGSKPSFSSYKLIIEGLCSEDSLDDAYSVLKQMVEHGFVPRMGTWKKILTCMF, from the exons ATGGCGGAGAGAACGAAAAAGTCAGAGCGGACCACCCCGGCGAAGACAAAGAGGAAGAAAGGAGGGAGGGGGCGTGCAGCACCGTACAG ATTCAACGAGGTGGAGGATCTGTTGAAGAGGGCAAGAATGAGAATTGCCGACTTTCTGATGAATTCTTTTATAGACTGCATCAAAATGTACGGAAAT TACGAGATTGTTCATGAGATATACATGAGTGCGTCCAAATTGGGCATAACTGTTGATACCTGTTGCTTTAATATTCTTATAAAGGGCTTATGTCAACATAATAGGCTAGACGCGGCGTTTGCCTTATTACATGAACTACCAAAGCAGGGATTGGAACCTAATGCTACCACTTATTCGACGCTTATGCATTCTCTTTGTAAAAATGGTAGATTAGATGAAGCATTTGCGGTATATAAGAGAATGGAAAATGAAGGTATTGATCTTGATACGGTAACATTTAATGTATTGATTAGTGGCCTTTGCAGGCAAGGAAGGGTGGATGAGGGATTGAATCTGCTAAAGGAAATGAAGCTGAAGGGGTGTTACCCTAATTCAGGAACTTATGAAGCACTTCTTTGTGGGTTTCTTGGCAAAAAACAGTTTGTGAAGGCTAAGGACTTTATGGAATTTATGATCTCTCAAGGAAGCAAACCCAGTTTTTCATCATACAAACTGATTATTGAGGGCCTATGTAGTGAAGACAGTTTGGATGATGCTTATTCTGTACTAAAGCAAATGGTGGAACACGGATTCGTTCCTCGAATGGGCACTTGGAAGAAGATTCTTACATGCATGTTTTAG
- the LOC109720026 gene encoding germin-like protein 8-8, translated as MAPYILALTLLALVSSRAIASDPSPLQDFCVADKNSPIFVNGFVCKDPNLATPEDFFFPGLDKPGNTMNKVGSNVTLVSVAQLPGLNTLGISIARIDFAPNGLNPPHTHPRATEILTVLEGTLCVGFVTSNPDNKLFAKVLNTGDVFVFPQGLIHFQFNPAASSAVVLSGLSSQNPGVITIANAVFGAKPPISDEVLAKAFQLDKNTVDWLQAQFWVNN; from the exons ATGGCTCCCTACATTCTTGCCCTTACTCTCCTTGCCCTCGTTTCTTCGCGAGCCATTGCGTCTGATCCTAGCCCCCTCCAAGACTTCTGCGTTGCGGATAAGAACTCCCCAA TATTCGTAAATGGGTTCGTGTGCAAGGACCCAAACCTCGCCACCCCTGAAGATTTCTTCTTTCCTGGTCTCGACAAGCCTGGAAACACCATGAACAAGGTTGGCTCCAACGTGACTCTAGTCAGTGTGGCGCAGCTCCCCGGCCTCAACACCCTCGGCATCTCCATAGCTCGCATTGACTTCGCCCCCAATGGTCTAAACCCTCCCCACACCCACCCGCGCGCCACCGAGATCCTCACCGTCCTTGAGGGCACTCTCTGCGTCGGATTCGTCACCTCTAACCCTGACAACAAGCTTTTCGCGAAGGTGCTTAACACGGGAGACGTGTTCGTATTCCCCCAAGGACTTATCCACTTCCAATTTAATCCGGCAGCGAGCAGCGCGGTTGTGCTATCCGGTCTGAGCAGCCAGAACCCCGGTGTGATCACTATAGCCAATGCAGTTTTCGGGGCGAAGCCGCCGATTTCGGATGAGGTTCTTGCCAAGGCGTTTCAGCTGGATAAGAATACTGTGGATTGGCTCCAAGCGCAATTCTGGGTGAACAACTAA
- the LOC109720025 gene encoding germin-like protein 8-8: protein MAPYILALTLLALVSSQAIASDPSPLQDFCVRDKNSPIFVNGFVCKDPNLATPEDFFLPGLDKPGNTMNKVGSSVTLVTAAQLPGLNTLGISLARIDFGPNGLNPPHTHPRATEILTVVEGTLCVGFVTSNPDNKLFAKVLNKGDVFVFPQGLIHFQFNPAMSNAIALAGLSSQNPGVITIANAVFGAKPPISDEVLAKAFQLDKSTVDWLQAQFWVNN, encoded by the exons atggctcCCTACATTCTTGCCCTTACTCTCCTTGCCCTCGTTTCTTCGCAAGCCATTGCGTCTGATCCTAGCCCACTCCAAGACTTCTGCGTGCGGGATAAGAACTCCCCAA TATTTGTAAATGGGTTCGTGTGCAAGGACCCAAACCTCGCCACCCCTGAAGATTTCTTCCTCCCTGGTCTCGACAAGCCTGGAAACACCATGAACAAGGTCGGCTCCAGCGTGACTCTAGTCACCGCGGCGCAGCTCCCCGGCCTCAACACCCTCGGCATCTCCTTAGCCCGCATTGACTTCGGCCCCAACGGTCTAAACCCGCCCCACACCCACCCGCGCGCTACCGAGATCCTCACCGTCGTTGAGGGCACTCTCTGTGTCGGATTCGTCACCTCTAACCCTGACAACAAGCTCTTTGCGAAGGTGCTTAACAAGGGAGACGTGTTCGTATTCCCCCAAGGACTTATCCACTTCCAATTTAACCCTGCAATGAGCAACGCAATCGCGTTAGCCGGTCTGAGCAGCCAGAACCCTGGTGTGATCACTATAGCCAATGCAGTTTTCGGGGCGAAGCCGCCGATTTCGGATGAGGTTCTCGCCAAGGCGTTTCAGCTGGATAAGAGTACTGTGGATTGGCTCCAAGCGCAATTCTGGGTGAACAACTAA
- the LOC109720024 gene encoding pentatricopeptide repeat-containing protein At3g14580, mitochondrial-like — translation MNKLVPRAMYYFHSVDRRNLGISKHFIPSLSKIKYGPVDDSYWLRRLDHKDWLAPNEVLKIFTNIRHPDLLTGAFEKVTTRMDYKPSEALYSLIIDKLAYARRFNEVEDLLKRAKNENCRLSDEFFYRLIKMYGNVANHPEKAIETLRNMPSFHCWPSVKTFNYVLNMLVCTRQYEIVHEIYMSASKLGITVDTCCFNILIKGLCQLNRLDAAFALLHELPKQGLEPNATTYSTLMHSLCKNGRLDEAFEVYKRMENEGIDLDTVTFNVLISGLCRQGRVDEGLNLLKEMKLKGCYPNSGTYEALLCGFLGKKQFVKAKDFMEFMISQGSKPSFSSYKLIIEGLCSEDSLDDAYSVLKQMVEHGFVPRMGTWKKILTCMF, via the coding sequence ATGAATAAATTGGTTCCACGAGCTATGTATTATTTTCACAGTGTTGATCGAAGAAATTTGGGCATTTCAAAGCATTTTATACCCTCTTTATCGAAAATTAAGTATGGTCCAGTTGATGACAGTTACTGGTTGAGGAGATTAGATCACAAGGATTGGCTAGCGCCGAATGAGGTCCtgaaaatatttacaaatatcAGACATCCTGATTTACTTACAGGCGCATTCGAGAAGGTCACGACTCGTATGGACTACAAACCCAGTGAAGCTCTCTATAGTTTAATAATCGACAAACTAGCCTATGCACGTAGATTCAACGAGGTGGAGGATCTGTTGAAGAGGGCTAAGAATGAGAATTGCCGACTTTCTGATGAATTCTTTTATAGACTGATCAAAATGTACGGAAATGTTGCGAACCATCCAGAAAAAGCCATCGAGACACTCCGCAATATGCCCAGTTTTCATTGTTGGCCTTCGGTTAAGACTTTCAATTATGTTTTAAACATGCTTGTGTGTACTCGACAGTACGAGATTGTTCATGAGATATACATGAGTGCGTCCAAATTGGGCATAACTGTTGATACCTGTTGCTTTAATATTCTTATAAAGGGCTTATGTCAACTTAATAGGCTAGACGCGGCGTTTGCCTTATTACATGAACTACCAAAGCAGGGATTGGAACCTAATGCTACCACTTATTCGACGCTTATGCATTCTCTTTGTAAAAATGGTAGATTAGATGAAGCATTTGAGGTATATAAGAGAATGGAAAATGAAGGTATTGATCTTGATACGGTAACATTTAATGTATTGATTAGTGGCCTTTGCAGGCAAGGAAGGGTGGATGAGGGATTGAATCTGCTAAAGGAAATGAAGCTGAAGGGGTGTTACCCTAATTCAGGAACTTATGAAGCACTTCTTTGTGGGTTTCTTGGCAAAAAACAGTTTGTGAAGGCTAAGGACTTTATGGAATTTATGATCTCTCAAGGAAGCAAACCCAGTTTTTCATCATACAAACTGATTATTGAGGGCCTATGTAGTGAAGACAGTTTGGATGATGCTTATTCTGTACTAAAGCAAATGGTGGAACACGGATTCGTTCCTCGAATGGGCACTTGGAAGAAGATTCTTACATGCATGTTTTAG